The Brevibacillus humidisoli DNA segment CTCGGAGCCTATACCAAGATCAAAAAGCAGCCCAAGCAGGTGAAAGAGTGGATGGAGCGGGAGTATGAGCGTTTTCCCCGGCTGCGTGAACGACGTCATCAGCAGGCGGGCACACTCTCTGGCGGTGAACAGCAGATGCTGGCGCTTGCTAGAGCGTTGATGTCGGACCCGCAATGTTTAGTCTTGGACGAACCATCCATGGGCCTTTCGCCGCTCTACGTAAAGCTGATCCTGGATACGATCGTCCAACTGAGACGAGAGGGCAAAACCATCCTGCTGGTAGAACAGTTGGCAACGGCTGCGCTCTCCATCTCCGATCGTGCTTACGTACTCTCTTCCGGTATGGTAGAGCTGACCGGAAACTCCCATGACTTGCT contains these protein-coding regions:
- a CDS encoding ABC transporter ATP-binding protein: MLSVSNVFVHYGRAEALREIDLEVKQGEIVALIGRNGAGKTTLLKAITGLVEISDGEIRYYDERIDHLPAHAIMKKGIGHVPQGRQVFGDQTVEENLILGAYTKIKKQPKQVKEWMEREYERFPRLRERRHQQAGTLSGGEQQMLALARALMSDPQCLVLDEPSMGLSPLYVKLILDTIVQLRREGKTILLVEQLATAALSISDRAYVLSSGMVELTGNSHDLLNDEKVIRTYLGA